From candidate division KSB1 bacterium:
CTGTTTCAACTGGAGGAACCGGAATGCTCCTCGCGATTGACGTCGGGAATACCCATGTCGTTGTAGGGGTGTTTGACGGCGAAAAACTACTGGGGCGTTGGCGCCTGGCCAGCGGAGTCGCTCGGACGGAGGACGAACTCTGGGCTCTTCTGAAAACCCTCAGCTCCGGCGAGGGCGTAGACCTGCAGCGGGTGCGGGGGGTTGCCGTGTCATCGGTCGTGCCCTCCCTGACCCCGGTCGTCGAGAAGATGGCACGGCGATATCTGGACCTGAGCCCCCTCCTCATTTCGGCCGAGCTGGACCTGGGTATGCCTGTTCTCTACGAAGACCCGCGCGCGGTAGGGGCTGACCGCATCTGCAACGCGGTGGCAGGGTACCACCTGTTCGGGGGCCCGCTGGTGGTCGTCGACTTCGGAACCGCGACGACTTTCGACGTCGTCACCCGCGATGGGGAATACCTGGGGGGAATTATCTGTACGGGCCTCGAAACGAGCGCTTACCTTCTGCACCGCTACGCCGCCAAATTGCCCAAGGTGGAACTGGCCTTTCCCCCAGAGCTCATCGGCCGAAACACGGAGAACGCTATCCGGAGTGGCCTGATGTGGGGAGCGGTCGAGATGGTGGACGGCCTAGTGCGCCGACTGCGCGCCGAGCTGGGCGAAGACACGCGAACTGTGGCCACTGGCGGACTAGCCCGCCTTCTCGTACCCAAGCTGCGCGAGGTCGACAGGGTGGAGCCTGACCTCACCCTCATTGGGATCCGGCTGGTCTACACCCGTGTGATGGGCTAACAGTCGAGCGCAGGCCCGAAGCCTCAATCTGGAACGCCGAGGGAACCATCTCCGCAGCGTGCCGAGAGGACAGGTTGTAAGGGCAAGCGAACCAGATGCACAGGAGCCGCCCGATGGAGCGCTGTTCAAAATTGGTGTGGCTCGCACTCTTGATCCCTGCGCTTGGAGCCGCCGAGCTTCGGGCGGGCGAGCTCAAGGTCTACATCTCCGCGGACATGGAGGGGGTGGCAGGCGTCGTCACCGAGGACCAGCTTGGTCCATCCGGCTTCGAGTACGAGCGCTTTCGCGAGCTGATGACGCGCGAGGTGCTGGCCGTCATCTGGGCTGCCCGCGAGTGCGGCGCGACGAGCTTTGTGGTGAGCGATGCCCACGGCAACGGCGAGAATCTGCTGATAGATCTTTTCCCGCCTGACGTCCGTGTGGTGCGCGGAGGACCGCGACGGCTCTCCATGATGGCGGGCATCGACAGCACCTTTGCCGCCGCGATTCTCATCGGCTACCACGCTTCCACCACCAGTCCGCGTGGGACACGGGCCCACACCTTTTCCAGTGCCCGGATCGCTGGGATTTCCGTAAACGGACAGCCCATCCCCGAGGCGGCCTTCAGTGCGGCAATCGCCGGGCATTTCGGAGTGCCCGTGGTGATGATGGCGGGCGACGATGCGGCCCTTGCGGAGGCAAGGCAGTTCTTGGGAGACATTGAGTACGCAGAGACCAAGAAGACGTTGGGCTTTCACGCGGCTCTCACCCTAACTCCCGAAGCAGCGCGCTCGATCCTTGCCCAGAAGACAAAAGCCGCCCTTCGACGCCTCGCCTCGATCCCCCCATTTCGCTTCCGGGAGCCTCTGCGGATGACCATCACGTTCAAGCACTACCGGCCCGCGGAAATCCTCTCCCTCCTGCCCTTCTTCCAGAGACTGGATTCCCACACGATCTCCTTCACGGCGGAGAATATCTTGCAGGCCAGCGACTGTCTCCTGTTCATCACCAGCTACAGCTTCGATCTGCAGCCGTAAGCGCCCGTGCCTGCCCGCCTTCAACGGCCGAAATGGAAAAGGGGTCACTTCCTGGAAGTGACCCCTAAGGCCTGTCGGGCTGCAGAAGTCAATCGGCCGGAGGACAGTGGAGCACGTAGTCCATGAGCTCGCTGAAGCGGGCCGTGGCCAGGGCCACGCTTGTGTCCGCGGCGCCGTAGTACATGCGGATCTCGTCCCGCTCGCGATCGACAATAACACCGGTGGGGAAGGTGACCCCCGGCACATCGCCCAGGCGCTCGTACGACTCCCGCGGACCGAAGATCCACTGGTCCGAGCGCCTGAGCACGCGCGTTGGATCTTCGAGGTCCAGAAGGGCGACTCCCACCCGGTAGAGGCTTCCGGACGCGGTGGACCGGACGCCGTGGTACAACAGAAGCCAGCCATGCTCCGTTTCGATGGGCTGCGGTCCGAGCCCGACCTTGTTCGCGTCCCACCAACCTCCCCTACGAGCGGGCAGCAGGATCCGATGCTCCCCCCAGTGCTCCAGATCGTGGGAAAAGGAGATCCAGATGTGGGCGCCATTCCCGAACGCATAGGAGGGCATGGGTCTGTGGATCAGAGCCCAGCGCCCACGGAAGCGCCGCGGGAAGAGGCAAGCGTCCTTATCTTCGGGGGGCATGATGGCCCCTCGCCGCTCGAAGGTTCGGAAGTCTTTGGTGAGCGCCAGGGAAACCAGCGGACCGCCCATCGAGAACGACGTGTAGGTTACCGCGTAGGAGCCCAGCTCTTCAAGGAACACAATGCGGGGATCCTCGATCCCCCACACCTCCTCCGGGTAATTGTCCGGATCCGGCAGGAGTGTGGGCTGAGGGTCGATCCGCCAGTTGCTCTTGCCGTCTCTGCTCCGCGCCACCGTCAGGTGAGACATGCCCCGCATGTCCTCCACGCGGACCAGCAGAACGGTCTCCCCGTTGCACTCAATGGCCCCTGGGTTGAAAACGGCGTTGGCGCGGTACGGCCAGTCCTCCGCTGTCAGAATCGGATTGCCTGTGTAGCGCGTGAATAGCTCCATCCCATCCATGCCTCTGCCCTTCTCCTCTCGTTTGTGACCCTGATCCCATCGGGTTATCGGACGACTTCCTGAAGACTGGAGCCTTTGTTAGCCCACGCTCATGACCCGCAGCTGCGAGGCATCCGGAGCCGCCCCCGTCAGACTCCAGAATCGCAGTAGCCTTGCTTCACCCGGCTCGAGATCGAAGAAATTGTCCTCAAACTCGACATCCTCAAGCCACAGCCAGACGCCCTTGGCGAGCTTCTTTGCAGAAATCAACAAGGAACCACCACTATCGTTCACTTCCAACTTCTCGACCCGCAGACCTGGTTCCAGCCAATTTGCGTGCTTTGGCTCCACGAACAATTGGATGGCCCGCGCCACCTCACGGCCGGAGCTGTCGATCAACCGCGCGGAAAGGTAGGTTCGTTCCGCTTCAGCGCTCCACGCGTCGGGCACCGGGATTCTCGCCACGGCGACGGCGGTCCCTCCTTCGAGGCGGACGGGCGAGCTTCCCTGAGCGTAAACCCTCCCCTCGAAGTCCCGAATCTCCCAGCTGAGTGTCCCCTCCAGAGGCGTGAGCAGGTCGTTGCACAACCAAAGGCGAGTGCCCGACTCGCACCGTTCCGCGCTCAGGAGCACTGGCGCGAAGGCCCGCCGCACGTAGAAGTAGGCGGCCTTGGGTCGCACGTCGGAGTCGATTAGAGACCAGCTCACCACGGGCCAGCAATCGTTGAGTTGCCAGATCACAGCCCCGCCCGTACGGGGCCAACGGCGACGCCAGTGTTCGATGCACTGCTTCAGGGCCTCGCCCTGATTGAGCTGCGTGAGGTAGACGAACTCGTGGTAGTCGGTCCTCACCCGGAAGTGCGCGGCCAGGAAGCGGAAAAGCCTTTCGGGACCCTCCTGCTGCTTGTTGTGGAATTCCAGCAGGCGGCTCTGAGGATGCCGACTCTCCGGGGGCAATACGCGGTTGAGGGTGGCCGGGTGAGCCGGGGCCTGAAACCCAAACTCCGTGACGAACAGGCTTTGGTCCTTTTGCACCTCCCGATAATCTCGCCAGCCGCTCCAAATCTGCCACTGGTGCCGGTTGCCGCGCGCCTCTCCGTTGGGGTCTAGCGGATCGCCCCAAGGGGTCGTGGGCCAGTACGGGCGTGTCGGATCGAGGCAAGCGCAGACGCGCGGCAGCA
This genomic window contains:
- a CDS encoding type III pantothenate kinase, which translates into the protein MLLAIDVGNTHVVVGVFDGEKLLGRWRLASGVARTEDELWALLKTLSSGEGVDLQRVRGVAVSSVVPSLTPVVEKMARRYLDLSPLLISAELDLGMPVLYEDPRAVGADRICNAVAGYHLFGGPLVVVDFGTATTFDVVTRDGEYLGGIICTGLETSAYLLHRYAAKLPKVELAFPPELIGRNTENAIRSGLMWGAVEMVDGLVRRLRAELGEDTRTVATGGLARLLVPKLREVDRVEPDLTLIGIRLVYTRVMG
- a CDS encoding M55 family metallopeptidase, producing the protein MERCSKLVWLALLIPALGAAELRAGELKVYISADMEGVAGVVTEDQLGPSGFEYERFRELMTREVLAVIWAARECGATSFVVSDAHGNGENLLIDLFPPDVRVVRGGPRRLSMMAGIDSTFAAAILIGYHASTTSPRGTRAHTFSSARIAGISVNGQPIPEAAFSAAIAGHFGVPVVMMAGDDAALAEARQFLGDIEYAETKKTLGFHAALTLTPEAARSILAQKTKAALRRLASIPPFRFREPLRMTITFKHYRPAEILSLLPFFQRLDSHTISFTAENILQASDCLLFITSYSFDLQP
- a CDS encoding glycosidase: MELFTRYTGNPILTAEDWPYRANAVFNPGAIECNGETVLLVRVEDMRGMSHLTVARSRDGKSNWRIDPQPTLLPDPDNYPEEVWGIEDPRIVFLEELGSYAVTYTSFSMGGPLVSLALTKDFRTFERRGAIMPPEDKDACLFPRRFRGRWALIHRPMPSYAFGNGAHIWISFSHDLEHWGEHRILLPARRGGWWDANKVGLGPQPIETEHGWLLLYHGVRSTASGSLYRVGVALLDLEDPTRVLRRSDQWIFGPRESYERLGDVPGVTFPTGVIVDRERDEIRMYYGAADTSVALATARFSELMDYVLHCPPAD